One Salvia miltiorrhiza cultivar Shanhuang (shh) unplaced genomic scaffold, IMPLAD_Smil_shh original_scaffold_386, whole genome shotgun sequence genomic window carries:
- the LOC131004346 gene encoding uncharacterized protein LOC131004346 isoform X9 codes for MDYNDNDYEGQNLHLAGEESSKISVLRPFALPKFDFDDSLHGHLRFDSLVENEVFLGIPSQEDNHWIEDFSRGGNGIEFSSSAAESCALRRHINVWSEATSSESVEMLLKAVGQEEMVPGEKMIEESDPGETRLIENNSRDAHKVDDVDDGIPSLPPAEVVGFSSSSNQSSGVEINHTECTLQVQETKLSSYAVGIDNKDSSLIVAMGNSSIGVQRDDNKQGETCVLVDESLSHQMQEDLPIHGKEIDNTKSSSKNFDVNARESVDQDKTSSAKFSSSCTVKSTYSPVEEQDKGCNETHAKLSGISLEINDIDKPRSHETTSSMQSQKHEHGVDTSIATMVEVSNVHSVEESVSKDDGCNKVAFVVEPAASQHSAVSGPEIKQLSESDVMLHERSSIVHQEEGIEVLGIGGNDAVTPAFNGSNEMKQGTAIQSPESHKTLVGKEDVSAESKSSPEAPCATSGSTVLHEVLGNPSEKDKDHKTDDAAGDSGLSIGSIVSRECSEKSVADGMEDSRNIPEPQKEKIDDGGGVHPPLLGESIWTCKKDIVSMQVEAHETGGNVSAHEEESEKLPLDSHKMVLDDVEKEVGSSCPAGPVEVQKTTGSKLDSSVGNYPALNTEVEGKNLAASPVEGNQIVDSREHNPPSSDMEHKDQSREIESEAIKKPSSSASKESLDKDELSPATEIDTDVIAASVAGEIKTSNQSVSLLETSSDNIPGEASKELTKMMDHPANTLVAQNDGIDAAPSKEQIVTETERNITENSSKLSVTSSTVEIDKSNKDAVPSASCSDLSQIEVNKHASPNSINIESFGKTLKRSETSGVNEPCKEDETFTFDTRPLGGQSTEDAGKSLQSFQGLQACKMLTGEGLPAASVCSQTDPIVVKETSHVGSSTPGVCPPSGGVGATSERKSRRGGSRSGKGSLKKGNLVKETSPLKQTEKGDKSSLFSSPLSAGPLMTFETGVKPRGPVAIPTSSLPDLNTSAPSSSFFQQPFTDLQQVQLRAQIFVYGSLIQGAAPDEACMVSAFGMSDGGRNAWERSWRACVERLHAQKSQGNNTGTPVPSRSDVGAKAPDQNNRQGFPQSDVLSSTAGRPSIKAIPSPVNPAIPLSSPLWNISTPSGEALPPGSMARSAGVDYQAVSPLNPYQTPPIRSYIPHSTWPAQAPPGPFPVPWLASSQSSPFEISTSYPTFPITEPVKLTAVKESPFPITSGIKHAPPIPTTNTGATAVVAGASSLDLKKVKASSGQTGETKTRKRKKSSGSEDVVQVSSATAPLSDAVSAHAVPSQVSNKVPAAEDLSRITFIAQNQVGLVPRPVVGSCYSTSVAVSTPSSFAPKGPPSNQAFPVVTPSISSGQFSKGDLNMDKRAFNAEGFSKVEEAKLQAQEAAAHAATAISHCDGVWSQLELQKSSGLSTDAESKLVSAAAAIAAAASVAKAAAAAAKIAADAAVQAKQMADEVLTKSGTSATTEFDSSFVYNSMNLVNASPTSILKGGERNNAPSLVISAAREAARKRIEAASAATRHAENLEAILKAAELAAEAVAHAGKVVAMGDPFSLTALAEAGPSNYWKVPHVAGIPNSKSNDMSKDKSISSNAEEVPGVYNQHEGPDKDVRVTSHNMSPTQRGSSKDDSNRVTVDENIIPTVKHGEKSSKPHDDRTLSDSAKTTSIVPDPDIESRSNVSSTSMREGSLVEVLNNRGDSKKAWFSASVLSLKDGEALVCYDGLQSDEGSEPLKEWISIQAKDSDAPRIRVPHPMTGVQLEGTRKRRRAAVKDYTWSVGDQVDVWVQDCWREGIIAEKNKRDPTSLSVQFPAQEETLAVKVWHLRPSLVWSEGEWTEWCRTGQDDTQKGDTPAEKRPKLGSTTIEAKGKAKLAKNIDFTEVRGNEEPKLPLSANEKVFSIGSTKEENKLNMARTMRSGLEKEGSRVVFGVPKPGKKRKFMEVSKHYVSDRISKTNVPNDSVKLSKFLIPQGSGSRGFKSTSKDKQVADSKTRPLKSGKPPSIPSRTLERRDDSASTRSNARTASSDHIAKESTSNDENESSEQNIAEVEEAAQGAMVFTSQAPSQEIRKKAVRSTKSERLNQGKLAPASRKSAKEEATEKLISEVSEPRRSNRRIQPTSRLLEGLQSSLIISKIPSSSHDKGHRSHTKATVRGNNNRG; via the exons ATGGACTATAATGACAATGACTATGAAGGCCAGAATCTTCACTTAGCTGGTGAAGAGAGCTCTAAAATTTCTGTTTTGAGACCCTTTGCTCTACCCAAGTTTGATTTTGATGACAGTCTCCACGGGCATTTGAGATTTGACAGTTTAGTTGAAAACGAAGTTTTTCTTGGTATTCCAAGTCAGGAAGACAACCATTGGATTGAAGATTTCTCTCGGGGAGGTAATGGAATAGAGTTCAGCTCCAGTGCAGCAGAATCTTGTGCTTTGCGGAGACATATCAATGTCTGGTCTGAGGCAACATCATCTGAATCTGTTGAAATGTTATTGAAGGCAGTTGGACAGGAAGAAATGGTCCCTGGTGAAAAGATGATTGAGGAATCAGATCCAGGTGAGACAAGACTAATAGAGAATAATTCGAGGGATGCTCATAAAGTTGATGATGTTGACGATGGGATTCCTTCATTACCCCCAGCTGAAGTTGTTGGATTTTCTTCTAGTTCAAATCAATCATCAGGAGTTGAAATCAATCACACTGAATGTACTTTACAGGTTCAGGAGACAAAACTTTCCTCTTATGCAGTAGGTATTGATAACAAAGATAGTAGTTTAATTGTGGCCATGGGAAACTCGAGCATTGGAGTGCAGAGGGATGACAATAAGCAAGGGGAAACTTGTGTTTTGGTGGATGAGTCTCTGTCCCATCAAATGCAAGAAGACCTACCAATTCATGGAAAAGAGATTGACAATACTAAGAGCTCTTCTAAGAATTTTGATGTTAATGCTAGGGAGTCAGTTGACCAGGACAAAACTAGCAGTGCCAAATTTAGTTCAAGTTGTACAGTGAAAAGTACTTACAGTCCTGTTGAGGAGCAGGACAAAGGATGTAATGAAACTCATGCAAAATTGAGTGGGATTTCTCTTGAAATCAATGATATCGATAAGCCTCGTTCTCATGAAACTACTTCAAGTATGCAGTCCCAGAAACACGAGCATGGAGTTGATACTAGCATTGCTACTATGGTGGAAGTATCTAATGTGCATTCGGTAGAAGAGTCGGTATCCAAAGATGATGGGTGTAATAAGGTTGCATTTGTTGTTGAACCTGCAGCAAGTCAACATAGTGCTGTCTCAGGCCCAGAGATTAAGCAGCTGTCTGAAAGTGATGTCATGTTACATGAGAGGTCTTCTATTGTGCATCAGGAAGAAGGTATTGAGGTGCTTGGTATAGGAGGCAATGATGCTGTCACCCCTGCATTCAATGGCAGTAATGAAATGAAGCAGGGTACTGCTATCCAATCACCAGAAAGCCACAAAACTCTTGTTGGAAAGGAAGATGTATCTGCTGAAAGTAAGAGTTCTCCTGAGGCTCCATGTGCTACATCTGGGTCCACTGTGTTACATGAGGTACTAGGCAATCCTTCTGAGAAGGACAAGGACCATAAAACTGATGACGCAGCAGGCGATTCTGGTCTATCAATAGGTTCTATAGTTTCTAGAGAATGTTCTGAGAAATCAGTCGCTGATGGTATGGAAGATTCTCGAAACATTCCTGAACCACAGAAAGAGAAAATAGATGATGGGGGTGGTGTGCACCCTCCGTTACTGGGTGAGAGCATATGGACATGCAAGAAAGATATTGTCTCTATGCAGGTTGAGGCTCACGAAACTGGTGGAAATGTTTCTGCCCATGAGGAAGAAAGCGAGAAGTTGCCTCTTGATTCACATAAGATGGTCCTTGATGATGTTGAAAAAGAAGTTGGATCCAGTTGTCCTGCAGGGCCAGTTGAAGTCCAGAAAACTACTGGATCAAAACTTGATAGTTCTGTTGGGAATTATCCAG CATTGAATACTGAGGTTGAAGGTAAAAACTTGGCAGCATCACCTGTTGAAGGCAATCAAATAGTTGACTCTCGCGAGCATAACCCTCCTTCATCTGATATGGAGCACAAGGACCAGAGTAGAGAAATCGAGTCTGAAGCTATTAAAAAACCAAGTTCTTCAGCTTCAAAGGAGTCACTGGATAAAGATGAGCTTTCCCCTGCTACTGAAATTGATACGGATGTTATTGCTGCTTCTGTAGCTGGAGAAATAAAGACAAGCAATCAATCTGTTTCCCTTTTAGAGACTTCCAGTGACAACATTCCTGGTGAAGCCTCCAAGGAGTTAACTAAAATGATGGATCATCCAGCCAACACTTTAGTAGCTCAAAATGATGGTATTGATGCTGCACCTTCTAAAGAACAAATCGTAACAGAAACAGAAAGAAACATCACagaaaattcttcaaaattgtCAG TTACCAGCAGTACTGTAGAAATTGATAAATCTAACAAGGATGCTGTCCCCAGTGCTAGTTGTTCTGACCTTTCACAAATTGAAGTAAACAAGCATGCTTCTCCTAATAGCATCAACATTGAAAGTTTTGGCAAAACATTAAAAAGATCTGAGACTTCAGGAGTCAATGAGCCATGCAAAGAAGATGAGACCTTTACCTTCGACACCAGGCCTTTGGGAGGTCAATCTACCGAAGATGCTGGCAAGAGTTTGCAATCATTTCAGGGACTTCAAGCTTGTAAAATGCTG ACTGGCGAAGGATTGCCTGCAGCTTCTGTTTGCAGCCAGACAGATCCAATTGTTGTGAAGGAAACTTCTCATGTTGGTTCCTCAACTCCTGGTGTTTGCCCACCATCTGGAGGTGTTGGAGCTACCTCTGAGCGTAAATCAAGACGTGGCGGTAGTAGATCTGGAAAGGGAAGTTTAAAAAAGGGAAATCTAGTAAAAGAAACATCTCCACTGAAGCAGACTGAAAAGGGGGACAAATCATCTCTGTTTTCTAGTCCATTAAGTGCTGGTCCACTCATGACGTTTGAAACTGGCGTGAAGCCAAGAGGGCCTGTTGCAATTCCTACATCCAGCTTGCCTGATCTAAACACTTCCGCTCCCTCATCTTCGTTCTTTCAGCAGCCTTTCACAGATTTGCAACAAGTGCAACTTCGAGCCCAAATCTTTGTTTATGGATCTCTTAT ACAAGGAGCAGCACCTGATGAAGCTTGTATGGTTTCAGCCTTTGGTATGTCTG ATGGAGGCAGGAACGCTTGGGAGCGGTCTTGGCGTGCTTGTGTAGAAAGGCTTCATGCTCAGAAATCCCAGGGTAATAATACTGGGACTCCTGTACCCTCACGTTCTG ATGTAGGTGCTAAAGCTCCAGATCAAAATAATAGACAAGGTTTTCCTCAAAGTGACGTTCTTTCCTCAACAGCTGGTCGGCCAAGTATCAAAGCCATCCCTTCTCCAGTTAACCCTGCGATCCCTCTCTCATCGCCCTTGTGGAACATATCTACTCCATCTGGGGAGGCTCTGCCACCAGGTAGCATGGCTAGAAGTGCTGGGGTTGATTATCAGGCTGTTTCTCCTTTGAATCCTTATCAGACACCACCTATACGGAGTTACATTCCGCATTCAACTTGGCCAGCGCAAGCCCCTCCTGGTCCCTTCCCAGTGCCGTGGCTTGCCTCTTCACAAAGTTCTCCCTTTGAAATCAGTACTAGCTATCCCACATTCCCAATTACAGAACCAGTAAAACTAACAGCAGTTAAAGAATCACCCTTCCCTATTACCTCTGGCATAAAGCATGCTCCTCCTATTCCTACAACTAATACTGGAGCAACTGCTGTGGTAGCTGGGGCTTCTTCACTTGACTTGAAAAAGGTTAAAGCATCATCTGGACAGACTGGTGAGACAAAAACTAGAAAGAGGAAAAAGTCTTCTGGTTCTGAGGATGTTGTACAGGTATCATCTGCCACTGCTCCTCTATCAGATGCTGTCTCTGCTCATGCAGTACCTAGCCAGGTATCTAACAAGGTTCCTGCAGCCGAAGATCTAAGTCGGATCACTTTCATAGCTCAGAATCAAGTAGGATTAGTGCCTAGACCTGTTGTTGGTAGTTGTTATTCTACATCTGTTGCCGTCTCAACACCTTCTAGCTTTGCACCTAAAGGCCCCCCCTCCAACCAAGCTTTTCCTGTGGTAACACCATCAATTTCAAGTGGTCAATTCAGTAAAGGTGATTTAAATATGGATAAAAGGGCTTTCAATGCTGAGGGTTTTAGCAAAGTTGAGGAGGCTAAGTTGCAAGCACAGGAAGCTGCTGCTCATGCTGCTACTGCCATAAGTCACTGTGATGGTGTTTGGAGCCAATTGGAACTGCAAAAAAGTTCTGGCTTGTCAACAGATGCTGAGTCTAAATTGgtgtctgctgctgctgctataGCAGCTGCTGCGTCTGTTGCGAAGGCAGCAGCTGCAGCTGCTAAGATTGCAGCAGATGCTGCAGTGCAAGCAAAACAAATGGCAGATGAAGTATTGACCAAGTCTGGAACTTCCGCTACCACTGAGTTTGATTCTAGTTTTGTATATAATTCCATGAATTTGGTTAATGCGTCGCCTACATCCATCTTAAAGGGTGGCGAGCGAAATAATGCTCCCAGTTTAGTGATATCTGCTGCTAGAGAAGCTGCTAGGAAGAGAATTGAGGCTGCTTCAGCTGCCACCAGGCATGCCGAAAATCTTGAAGCCATTCTCAAGGCAGCTGAATTGGCTGCAGAAGCTGTTGCACATGCTGGAAAAGTTGTTGCTATGGGTGATCCTTTCTCTTTGACTGCTCTAGCGGAAGCGGGGCCAAGTAATTATTGGAAAGTGCCGCATGTAGCTGGTATCCCtaattcaaaatcaaatgacATGAGTAAAGATAAATCTATCAGTAGCAATGCTGAGGAAGTGCCTGGTGTTTATAATCAACATGAGGGACCTGATAAGGATGTACGTGTTACAAGTCATAATATGTCTCCTACTCAAAGAGGGTCATCAAAAGACGACAGTAATCGTGTCACAGTAGATGAGAACATTATACCCACTGTCAAGCATGGGGAGAAAAGTTCTAAACCTCACGATGACAGAACATTATCCGACTCGGCTAAAACTACGTCTATTGTTCCTGATCCAGATATTGAATCAAGATCAAACGTATCATCCACAAGCATGAGAGAGGGTTCTCTTGTTGAG GTTCTTAACAATCGTGGTGATTCAAAGAAGGCCTGGTTCTCAGCTAGTGTACTGAGTTTGAAGGATGGTGAAGCGCTTGTTTGTTATGATGGACTACAATCGGATGAAG GATCTGAGCCACTCAAGGAGTGGATATCGATACAAGCTAAAGATAGTGATGCTCCTAGAATACGTGTTCCCCATCCTATGACTGGTGTGCAACTTGAAGGAACAAGGAAGAGACGCCGTGCTGCTGTCAAAGACTACACTTGGTCTGTTGGAGACCAAGTTGATGTATGGGTGCAGGATTG CTGGCGTGAAGGCATTATCGCGGAAAAGAATAAGAGAGATCCAACTTCATTGAGTGTCCAATTTCCAG CTCAAGAAGAGACATTAGCGGTCAAAGTGTGGCATCTTCGACCGTCTTTAGTTTGGAGTGAAGGCGAATGGACTGAATGGTGCAGAACAGGGCAAGATGACACTCAAAAG GGCGATACACCAGCTGAGAAGCGACCAAAGCTGGGAAGCACCACTATAGAGGCAAAAGGGAAAGCTAAGTTGGCTAAAAACATTGATTTTACAGAAGTCAGGGGAAATGAAGAACCAAAATTGCCTTTGTCTGCTAATGAAAAAGTTTTTAGTATTGGCAGTACGAAGGAGGAGAATAAACTGAACATGGCTCGGACAATGAGGTCTGGTTTGGAGAAAGAAGGATCCAGAGTTGTATTTGGTGTCCCTAAACCTGGGAAGAAGAGAAAATTCATGGAAGTAAGCAAGCATTATGTTTCTGATAGGATCTCCAAGACTAATGTGCCTAATGATTCGGTGAAGTTATCCAAGTTTCTGATACCTCAAGGATCAGGGTCTCGGGGATTCAAAAGCACTTCCAAGGATAAACAAGTAGCTGATTCTAAAACAAGACCACTTAAGTCTGGGAAACCACCAAGTATTCCAAGTAGAACTTTAGAACGGAGAGATGACTCTGCTTCTACACGATCTAATGCACGTACTGCATCATCAGATCATATAGCAAAGGAGTCTACGAGCAATGATGAGAATGAATCATCTGAACAAAACATTGCTGAAGTTGAGGAAGCTGCTCAAGGAGCTATGGTATTCACTTCTCAAGCTCCATCTCAAGAAATCCGTAAGAAAGCAGTGAGGAGTACTAAATCTGAGCGTCTCAACCAAGGGAAACTTGCTCCTGCTAGCAGAAAATCAGCAAAAGAGGAAGCAACTGAAAAGTTAATATCGGAAGTCTCTGAACCCCGCCGTTCAAATCGCCGAATTCAGCCAACATCACGG CTATTGGAAGGCTTGCAAAGTTCGCTGATAATTTCGAAAATCCCATCGTCTTCACATGACAAGGGGCACAGGAGTCACACCAAAGCCACAGTCCGAG GGAATAACAATCGTGGTTGA